From the genome of Neomonachus schauinslandi chromosome 5, ASM220157v2, whole genome shotgun sequence, one region includes:
- the KRT2 gene encoding keratin, type II cytoskeletal 2 epidermal isoform X1, translating to MSCQISCRSRRGGGGGRFRGFSSGSAVVSGGSRRSATGFSCLSRHGGGGGGYCGGGFGSQSLVGLGGTKSISISVAGGGGSFGSGGGFGGRGGGFGGGGSFGGGSFGGGGFGGGRFGGGGGFGGFGGPGGFGPGGFPSGCIHEVSINQSLLQPLNVKVDPEIQNVKSQEREQIKMLNNKFASFIDKVRFLEQQNQVLQTKWELLQQLDVSTRSTNLEPIFQAYIAKLKKYVDTLSAERTSQDSELNNMQDLVEDFKKKYEDEINKRTSAENDFVTLKKDVDNTYMTKVELQTKADVLTQELEFIKFLFEAELYQMQETITNTNVILSMDNNRSLDLDSIISEVRSQYEEIAQKSKAEAEALYHSKYEELQVMAGKHGDSLKEVKMEISELNRMIQRLQGEIAHVKKQCKSVQEAIADAEQKGEHAIKDAQSKLSDLEVALQQAREDLARLLRDYQELMNVKLALDIEIATYRKLLEGEECRMSGDFTSNVTMSVTSSTVSSSVASKTGFGGYGSGGRGSSSGGGGYSSGSGSYSSGGRGSSSRGGGGGDYVSGGSSRGGSGSGGGYGSGGGSRGGSGSGGGYGSGGGYVSGGGSRGGSSSGGGYGSGGGSRGGSGSGGGSGSGGGHGSGGGSRGGFSSEKGGSGSGEGYGSSVTFSFR from the exons ATGAGTTGTCAGATCTCGTGCAGATCtcgaagaggaggaggaggaggaagattcCGGGGCTTTAGCAGTGGCTCAGCCGTGGTCTCCGGTGGGAGCCGGAGATCGGCCACTGGCTTCTCCTGCTTGAGCCGCCATGGTGGTGGCGGAGGGGGCTACTGCGGTGGTGGCTTTGGCAGTCAGAGTCTTGTTGGCCTTGGAGGCACCAAGAGCATCTCCATTAGTGTGGCTGGAGGAGGTGGAAGCTTTGGCTCCGGTGGTGGATTTGGTGGCAGAGGAGGTGGCTTTGGAGGAGGCGGCAGCTTCGGTGGAGGCAGCTTTGGAGGCGGCGGCTTTGGCGGAGGCCGCTTTGGAGGTGGCGGTGGCTTTGGAGGTTTTGGGGGTCCTGGCGGATTTGGGCCTGGAGGATTCCCTAGTGGATGCATCCACGAAGTCTCCATCAACCAGAGCCTCCTGCAGCCTCTCAACGTGAAAGTTGACCCAGAGATCCAGAACGTGAAGTCTCAGGAACGGGAACAGATCAAAATGCTCAACAACAAATTTGCATCTTTCATTGACAAG GTTCGGTTCCTGGAGCAGCAGAACCAGGTGCTACAGACCAAGTGGGAGCTGCTGCAGCAGCTGGACGTGAGCACCCGCTCCACCAACCTGGAGCCCATCTTTCAAGCGTACATTGCCAAACTGAAGAAATATGTGGATACGCTCTCTGCAGAACGAACATCCCAAGATTCAGAGCTGAACAACATGCAGgatcttgttgaggattttaagAAGAA GTATGAGGATGAAATCAACAAGCGCACATCTGCCGAGAATGATTTTGTGACCCTTAAAAAG GACGTGGACAATACTTACATGACCAAGGTGGAGCTGCAGACCAAGGCAGATGTGCTGACCCAGGAGCTTGAGTTCATTAAATTCCTTTTTGAGGCG GAGCTGTACCAGATGCAGGAGACTATCACCAACACCAACGTCATCCTGTCCATGGACAACAACCGCAGCCTGGACCTGGACAGCATCATCTCCGAGGTCCGGAGCCAGTACGAGGAGATCGCCCAGAAGAGCAAGGCCGAGGCCGAGGCGCTGTACCACAGCAAG TATGAAGAGCTCCAGGTGATGGCGGGGAAACATGGAGACAGCCTGAAGGAGGTCAAGATGGAGATCAGTGAGCTGAACCGCATGATCCAGAGGCTGCAAGGGGAGATCGCCCATGTGAAGAAGCAG tgTAAGAGTGTGCAAGAAGCCATCGCAGATGCTGAGCAGAAGGGAGAGCACGCCATCAAAGATGCTCAGAGCAAGCTCTCTGACCTGGAGGTCGCCCTGCAACAGGCCCGGGAGGATCTGGCCCGGCTGCTGCGTGACTACCAGGAGCTCATGAACGTCAAGCTGGCACTGGACATCGAGATTGCCACCTACCGCAAGCTGCTGGAGGGCGAGGAGTGCAG GATGTCTGGAGACTTCACTAGCAACGTGACTATGT ccgTGACCAGCAGCACTGTGTCTTCGAGCGTGGCATCCAAGACCGGCTTTGGAGGCTATGGTTCTGGAGGTAGAGGATCCAGTTCTGGAGGAGGAGGCTACAGCTCTGGAAGTGGCAGTTACAGCTCTGGAGGCAGAGGATCCAGCTCCAGAGGTGGCGGTGGAGGGGACTACGTTTCTGGAGGCAGCTCCAGAGGAGGCTCCGGCTCTGGAGGAGGATATGGTTCTGGAGGTGGCTCCAGAGGAGGTTCTGGCTCTGGAGGAGGATATGGTTCTGGAGGGGGATATGTCTCTGGAGGTGGCTCCAGAGGAGGCTCCAGCTCTGGAGGAGGATATGGTTCTGGAGGTGGCTCCAGAGGAGGTTCCGGCTCTGGGGGAGGCTCTGGTTCTGGAGGGGGACACGGCTCTGGAGGTGGCTCTAGAGGAGGTTTCAGCTCTGAAaagggtggttctggctcaggtgaAGGTTACGGTTCCAGCGTGACCTTCTCTTTTAGATAA
- the KRT2 gene encoding keratin, type II cytoskeletal 2 epidermal isoform X7 — protein sequence MSCQISCRSRRGGGGGRFRGFSSGSAVVSGGSRRSATGFSCLSRHGGGGGGYCGGGFGSQSLVGLGGTKSISISVAGGGGSFGSGGGFGGRGGGFGGGGSFGGGSFGGGGFGGGRFGGGGGFGGFGGPGGFGPGGFPSGCIHEVSINQSLLQPLNVKVDPEIQNVKSQEREQIKMLNNKFASFIDKVRFLEQQNQVLQTKWELLQQLDVSTRSTNLEPIFQAYIAKLKKYVDTLSAERTSQDSELNNMQDLVEDFKKKYEDEINKRTSAENDFVTLKKDVDNTYMTKVELQTKADVLTQELEFIKFLFEAELYQMQETITNTNVILSMDNNRSLDLDSIISEVRSQYEEIAQKSKAEAEALYHSKYEELQVMAGKHGDSLKEVKMEISELNRMIQRLQGEIAHVKKQCKSVQEAIADAEQKGEHAIKDAQSKLSDLEVALQQAREDLARLLRDYQELMNVKLALDIEIATYRKLLEGEECRMSGDFTSNVTISTVSSSVASKTGFGGYGSGGGYGSGGGSRGGSGSGGGYGSGGGYVSGGGSRGGSSSGGGYGSGGGSRGGSGSGGGSGSGGGHGSGGGSRGGFSSEKGGSGSGEGYGSSVTFSFR from the exons ATGAGTTGTCAGATCTCGTGCAGATCtcgaagaggaggaggaggaggaagattcCGGGGCTTTAGCAGTGGCTCAGCCGTGGTCTCCGGTGGGAGCCGGAGATCGGCCACTGGCTTCTCCTGCTTGAGCCGCCATGGTGGTGGCGGAGGGGGCTACTGCGGTGGTGGCTTTGGCAGTCAGAGTCTTGTTGGCCTTGGAGGCACCAAGAGCATCTCCATTAGTGTGGCTGGAGGAGGTGGAAGCTTTGGCTCCGGTGGTGGATTTGGTGGCAGAGGAGGTGGCTTTGGAGGAGGCGGCAGCTTCGGTGGAGGCAGCTTTGGAGGCGGCGGCTTTGGCGGAGGCCGCTTTGGAGGTGGCGGTGGCTTTGGAGGTTTTGGGGGTCCTGGCGGATTTGGGCCTGGAGGATTCCCTAGTGGATGCATCCACGAAGTCTCCATCAACCAGAGCCTCCTGCAGCCTCTCAACGTGAAAGTTGACCCAGAGATCCAGAACGTGAAGTCTCAGGAACGGGAACAGATCAAAATGCTCAACAACAAATTTGCATCTTTCATTGACAAG GTTCGGTTCCTGGAGCAGCAGAACCAGGTGCTACAGACCAAGTGGGAGCTGCTGCAGCAGCTGGACGTGAGCACCCGCTCCACCAACCTGGAGCCCATCTTTCAAGCGTACATTGCCAAACTGAAGAAATATGTGGATACGCTCTCTGCAGAACGAACATCCCAAGATTCAGAGCTGAACAACATGCAGgatcttgttgaggattttaagAAGAA GTATGAGGATGAAATCAACAAGCGCACATCTGCCGAGAATGATTTTGTGACCCTTAAAAAG GACGTGGACAATACTTACATGACCAAGGTGGAGCTGCAGACCAAGGCAGATGTGCTGACCCAGGAGCTTGAGTTCATTAAATTCCTTTTTGAGGCG GAGCTGTACCAGATGCAGGAGACTATCACCAACACCAACGTCATCCTGTCCATGGACAACAACCGCAGCCTGGACCTGGACAGCATCATCTCCGAGGTCCGGAGCCAGTACGAGGAGATCGCCCAGAAGAGCAAGGCCGAGGCCGAGGCGCTGTACCACAGCAAG TATGAAGAGCTCCAGGTGATGGCGGGGAAACATGGAGACAGCCTGAAGGAGGTCAAGATGGAGATCAGTGAGCTGAACCGCATGATCCAGAGGCTGCAAGGGGAGATCGCCCATGTGAAGAAGCAG tgTAAGAGTGTGCAAGAAGCCATCGCAGATGCTGAGCAGAAGGGAGAGCACGCCATCAAAGATGCTCAGAGCAAGCTCTCTGACCTGGAGGTCGCCCTGCAACAGGCCCGGGAGGATCTGGCCCGGCTGCTGCGTGACTACCAGGAGCTCATGAACGTCAAGCTGGCACTGGACATCGAGATTGCCACCTACCGCAAGCTGCTGGAGGGCGAGGAGTGCAG GATGTCTGGAGACTTCACTAGCAACGTGACTAT CAGCACTGTGTCTTCGAGCGTGGCATCCAAGACCGGCTTTGGAGGCTATGGTTCTGGAG GAGGATATGGTTCTGGAGGTGGCTCCAGAGGAGGTTCTGGCTCTGGAGGAGGATATGGTTCTGGAGGGGGATATGTCTCTGGAGGTGGCTCCAGAGGAGGCTCCAGCTCTGGAGGAGGATATGGTTCTGGAGGTGGCTCCAGAGGAGGTTCCGGCTCTGGGGGAGGCTCTGGTTCTGGAGGGGGACACGGCTCTGGAGGTGGCTCTAGAGGAGGTTTCAGCTCTGAAaagggtggttctggctcaggtgaAGGTTACGGTTCCAGCGTGACCTTCTCTTTTAGATAA
- the KRT2 gene encoding keratin, type II cytoskeletal 2 epidermal isoform X2: MSCQISCRSRRGGGGGRFRGFSSGSAVVSGGSRRSATGFSCLSRHGGGGGGYCGGGFGSQSLVGLGGTKSISISVAGGGGSFGSGGGFGGRGGGFGGGGSFGGGSFGGGGFGGGRFGGGGGFGGFGGPGGFGPGGFPSGCIHEVSINQSLLQPLNVKVDPEIQNVKSQEREQIKMLNNKFASFIDKVRFLEQQNQVLQTKWELLQQLDVSTRSTNLEPIFQAYIAKLKKYVDTLSAERTSQDSELNNMQDLVEDFKKKYEDEINKRTSAENDFVTLKKDVDNTYMTKVELQTKADVLTQELEFIKFLFEAELYQMQETITNTNVILSMDNNRSLDLDSIISEVRSQYEEIAQKSKAEAEALYHSKYEELQVMAGKHGDSLKEVKMEISELNRMIQRLQGEIAHVKKQCKSVQEAIADAEQKGEHAIKDAQSKLSDLEVALQQAREDLARLLRDYQELMNVKLALDIEIATYRKLLEGEECRMSGDFTSNVTITVSSSVASKTGFGGYGSGGRGSSSGGGGYSSGSGSYSSGGRGSSSRGGGGGDYVSGGSSRGGSGSGGGYGSGGGSRGGSGSGGGYGSGGGYVSGGGSRGGSSSGGGYGSGGGSRGGSGSGGGSGSGGGHGSGGGSRGGFSSEKGGSGSGEGYGSSVTFSFR; the protein is encoded by the exons ATGAGTTGTCAGATCTCGTGCAGATCtcgaagaggaggaggaggaggaagattcCGGGGCTTTAGCAGTGGCTCAGCCGTGGTCTCCGGTGGGAGCCGGAGATCGGCCACTGGCTTCTCCTGCTTGAGCCGCCATGGTGGTGGCGGAGGGGGCTACTGCGGTGGTGGCTTTGGCAGTCAGAGTCTTGTTGGCCTTGGAGGCACCAAGAGCATCTCCATTAGTGTGGCTGGAGGAGGTGGAAGCTTTGGCTCCGGTGGTGGATTTGGTGGCAGAGGAGGTGGCTTTGGAGGAGGCGGCAGCTTCGGTGGAGGCAGCTTTGGAGGCGGCGGCTTTGGCGGAGGCCGCTTTGGAGGTGGCGGTGGCTTTGGAGGTTTTGGGGGTCCTGGCGGATTTGGGCCTGGAGGATTCCCTAGTGGATGCATCCACGAAGTCTCCATCAACCAGAGCCTCCTGCAGCCTCTCAACGTGAAAGTTGACCCAGAGATCCAGAACGTGAAGTCTCAGGAACGGGAACAGATCAAAATGCTCAACAACAAATTTGCATCTTTCATTGACAAG GTTCGGTTCCTGGAGCAGCAGAACCAGGTGCTACAGACCAAGTGGGAGCTGCTGCAGCAGCTGGACGTGAGCACCCGCTCCACCAACCTGGAGCCCATCTTTCAAGCGTACATTGCCAAACTGAAGAAATATGTGGATACGCTCTCTGCAGAACGAACATCCCAAGATTCAGAGCTGAACAACATGCAGgatcttgttgaggattttaagAAGAA GTATGAGGATGAAATCAACAAGCGCACATCTGCCGAGAATGATTTTGTGACCCTTAAAAAG GACGTGGACAATACTTACATGACCAAGGTGGAGCTGCAGACCAAGGCAGATGTGCTGACCCAGGAGCTTGAGTTCATTAAATTCCTTTTTGAGGCG GAGCTGTACCAGATGCAGGAGACTATCACCAACACCAACGTCATCCTGTCCATGGACAACAACCGCAGCCTGGACCTGGACAGCATCATCTCCGAGGTCCGGAGCCAGTACGAGGAGATCGCCCAGAAGAGCAAGGCCGAGGCCGAGGCGCTGTACCACAGCAAG TATGAAGAGCTCCAGGTGATGGCGGGGAAACATGGAGACAGCCTGAAGGAGGTCAAGATGGAGATCAGTGAGCTGAACCGCATGATCCAGAGGCTGCAAGGGGAGATCGCCCATGTGAAGAAGCAG tgTAAGAGTGTGCAAGAAGCCATCGCAGATGCTGAGCAGAAGGGAGAGCACGCCATCAAAGATGCTCAGAGCAAGCTCTCTGACCTGGAGGTCGCCCTGCAACAGGCCCGGGAGGATCTGGCCCGGCTGCTGCGTGACTACCAGGAGCTCATGAACGTCAAGCTGGCACTGGACATCGAGATTGCCACCTACCGCAAGCTGCTGGAGGGCGAGGAGTGCAG GATGTCTGGAGACTTCACTAGCAACGTGACTAT CACTGTGTCTTCGAGCGTGGCATCCAAGACCGGCTTTGGAGGCTATGGTTCTGGAGGTAGAGGATCCAGTTCTGGAGGAGGAGGCTACAGCTCTGGAAGTGGCAGTTACAGCTCTGGAGGCAGAGGATCCAGCTCCAGAGGTGGCGGTGGAGGGGACTACGTTTCTGGAGGCAGCTCCAGAGGAGGCTCCGGCTCTGGAGGAGGATATGGTTCTGGAGGTGGCTCCAGAGGAGGTTCTGGCTCTGGAGGAGGATATGGTTCTGGAGGGGGATATGTCTCTGGAGGTGGCTCCAGAGGAGGCTCCAGCTCTGGAGGAGGATATGGTTCTGGAGGTGGCTCCAGAGGAGGTTCCGGCTCTGGGGGAGGCTCTGGTTCTGGAGGGGGACACGGCTCTGGAGGTGGCTCTAGAGGAGGTTTCAGCTCTGAAaagggtggttctggctcaggtgaAGGTTACGGTTCCAGCGTGACCTTCTCTTTTAGATAA
- the KRT2 gene encoding keratin, type II cytoskeletal 2 epidermal isoform X6: protein MSCQISCRSRRGGGGGRFRGFSSGSAVVSGGSRRSATGFSCLSRHGGGGGGYCGGGFGSQSLVGLGGTKSISISVAGGGGSFGSGGGFGGRGGGFGGGGSFGGGSFGGGGFGGGRFGGGGGFGGFGGPGGFGPGGFPSGCIHEVSINQSLLQPLNVKVDPEIQNVKSQEREQIKMLNNKFASFIDKVRFLEQQNQVLQTKWELLQQLDVSTRSTNLEPIFQAYIAKLKKYVDTLSAERTSQDSELNNMQDLVEDFKKKYEDEINKRTSAENDFVTLKKDVDNTYMTKVELQTKADVLTQELEFIKFLFEAELYQMQETITNTNVILSMDNNRSLDLDSIISEVRSQYEEIAQKSKAEAEALYHSKYEELQVMAGKHGDSLKEVKMEISELNRMIQRLQGEIAHVKKQCKSVQEAIADAEQKGEHAIKDAQSKLSDLEVALQQAREDLARLLRDYQELMNVKLALDIEIATYRKLLEGEECRMSGDFTSNVTISTVSSSVASKTGFGGYGGGYSSGRGSGSGGGYGSGGGSRGGSGSGGGYGSGGGYVSGGGSRGGSSSGGGYGSGGGSRGGSGSGGGSGSGGGHGSGGGSRGGFSSEKGGSGSGEGYGSSVTFSFR from the exons ATGAGTTGTCAGATCTCGTGCAGATCtcgaagaggaggaggaggaggaagattcCGGGGCTTTAGCAGTGGCTCAGCCGTGGTCTCCGGTGGGAGCCGGAGATCGGCCACTGGCTTCTCCTGCTTGAGCCGCCATGGTGGTGGCGGAGGGGGCTACTGCGGTGGTGGCTTTGGCAGTCAGAGTCTTGTTGGCCTTGGAGGCACCAAGAGCATCTCCATTAGTGTGGCTGGAGGAGGTGGAAGCTTTGGCTCCGGTGGTGGATTTGGTGGCAGAGGAGGTGGCTTTGGAGGAGGCGGCAGCTTCGGTGGAGGCAGCTTTGGAGGCGGCGGCTTTGGCGGAGGCCGCTTTGGAGGTGGCGGTGGCTTTGGAGGTTTTGGGGGTCCTGGCGGATTTGGGCCTGGAGGATTCCCTAGTGGATGCATCCACGAAGTCTCCATCAACCAGAGCCTCCTGCAGCCTCTCAACGTGAAAGTTGACCCAGAGATCCAGAACGTGAAGTCTCAGGAACGGGAACAGATCAAAATGCTCAACAACAAATTTGCATCTTTCATTGACAAG GTTCGGTTCCTGGAGCAGCAGAACCAGGTGCTACAGACCAAGTGGGAGCTGCTGCAGCAGCTGGACGTGAGCACCCGCTCCACCAACCTGGAGCCCATCTTTCAAGCGTACATTGCCAAACTGAAGAAATATGTGGATACGCTCTCTGCAGAACGAACATCCCAAGATTCAGAGCTGAACAACATGCAGgatcttgttgaggattttaagAAGAA GTATGAGGATGAAATCAACAAGCGCACATCTGCCGAGAATGATTTTGTGACCCTTAAAAAG GACGTGGACAATACTTACATGACCAAGGTGGAGCTGCAGACCAAGGCAGATGTGCTGACCCAGGAGCTTGAGTTCATTAAATTCCTTTTTGAGGCG GAGCTGTACCAGATGCAGGAGACTATCACCAACACCAACGTCATCCTGTCCATGGACAACAACCGCAGCCTGGACCTGGACAGCATCATCTCCGAGGTCCGGAGCCAGTACGAGGAGATCGCCCAGAAGAGCAAGGCCGAGGCCGAGGCGCTGTACCACAGCAAG TATGAAGAGCTCCAGGTGATGGCGGGGAAACATGGAGACAGCCTGAAGGAGGTCAAGATGGAGATCAGTGAGCTGAACCGCATGATCCAGAGGCTGCAAGGGGAGATCGCCCATGTGAAGAAGCAG tgTAAGAGTGTGCAAGAAGCCATCGCAGATGCTGAGCAGAAGGGAGAGCACGCCATCAAAGATGCTCAGAGCAAGCTCTCTGACCTGGAGGTCGCCCTGCAACAGGCCCGGGAGGATCTGGCCCGGCTGCTGCGTGACTACCAGGAGCTCATGAACGTCAAGCTGGCACTGGACATCGAGATTGCCACCTACCGCAAGCTGCTGGAGGGCGAGGAGTGCAG GATGTCTGGAGACTTCACTAGCAACGTGACTAT CAGCACTGTGTCTTCGAGCGTGGCATCCAAGACCGGCTTTGGAGGCTATG GAGGAGGCTACAGCTCTGGAA GAGGCTCCGGCTCTGGAGGAGGATATGGTTCTGGAGGTGGCTCCAGAGGAGGTTCTGGCTCTGGAGGAGGATATGGTTCTGGAGGGGGATATGTCTCTGGAGGTGGCTCCAGAGGAGGCTCCAGCTCTGGAGGAGGATATGGTTCTGGAGGTGGCTCCAGAGGAGGTTCCGGCTCTGGGGGAGGCTCTGGTTCTGGAGGGGGACACGGCTCTGGAGGTGGCTCTAGAGGAGGTTTCAGCTCTGAAaagggtggttctggctcaggtgaAGGTTACGGTTCCAGCGTGACCTTCTCTTTTAGATAA
- the KRT2 gene encoding keratin, type II cytoskeletal 2 epidermal isoform X3, with protein sequence MSCQISCRSRRGGGGGRFRGFSSGSAVVSGGSRRSATGFSCLSRHGGGGGGYCGGGFGSQSLVGLGGTKSISISVAGGGGSFGSGGGFGGRGGGFGGGGSFGGGSFGGGGFGGGRFGGGGGFGGFGGPGGFGPGGFPSGCIHEVSINQSLLQPLNVKVDPEIQNVKSQEREQIKMLNNKFASFIDKVRFLEQQNQVLQTKWELLQQLDVSTRSTNLEPIFQAYIAKLKKYVDTLSAERTSQDSELNNMQDLVEDFKKKYEDEINKRTSAENDFVTLKKDVDNTYMTKVELQTKADVLTQELEFIKFLFEAELYQMQETITNTNVILSMDNNRSLDLDSIISEVRSQYEEIAQKSKAEAEALYHSKYEELQVMAGKHGDSLKEVKMEISELNRMIQRLQGEIAHVKKQCKSVQEAIADAEQKGEHAIKDAQSKLSDLEVALQQAREDLARLLRDYQELMNVKLALDIEIATYRKLLEGEECRMSGDFTSNVTMSVTSSTVSSSVASKTGFGGYGSGGRGSSSGGGGYSSGSGSYSSGGRGSSSRGGGGGDYVSGGSSRGGSGSGGGYGSGGGSRGGSGSGGGYGSGGGYVSGGGSRGGSSSGGGYGSGGGGFSSEKGGSGSGEGYGSSVTFSFR encoded by the exons ATGAGTTGTCAGATCTCGTGCAGATCtcgaagaggaggaggaggaggaagattcCGGGGCTTTAGCAGTGGCTCAGCCGTGGTCTCCGGTGGGAGCCGGAGATCGGCCACTGGCTTCTCCTGCTTGAGCCGCCATGGTGGTGGCGGAGGGGGCTACTGCGGTGGTGGCTTTGGCAGTCAGAGTCTTGTTGGCCTTGGAGGCACCAAGAGCATCTCCATTAGTGTGGCTGGAGGAGGTGGAAGCTTTGGCTCCGGTGGTGGATTTGGTGGCAGAGGAGGTGGCTTTGGAGGAGGCGGCAGCTTCGGTGGAGGCAGCTTTGGAGGCGGCGGCTTTGGCGGAGGCCGCTTTGGAGGTGGCGGTGGCTTTGGAGGTTTTGGGGGTCCTGGCGGATTTGGGCCTGGAGGATTCCCTAGTGGATGCATCCACGAAGTCTCCATCAACCAGAGCCTCCTGCAGCCTCTCAACGTGAAAGTTGACCCAGAGATCCAGAACGTGAAGTCTCAGGAACGGGAACAGATCAAAATGCTCAACAACAAATTTGCATCTTTCATTGACAAG GTTCGGTTCCTGGAGCAGCAGAACCAGGTGCTACAGACCAAGTGGGAGCTGCTGCAGCAGCTGGACGTGAGCACCCGCTCCACCAACCTGGAGCCCATCTTTCAAGCGTACATTGCCAAACTGAAGAAATATGTGGATACGCTCTCTGCAGAACGAACATCCCAAGATTCAGAGCTGAACAACATGCAGgatcttgttgaggattttaagAAGAA GTATGAGGATGAAATCAACAAGCGCACATCTGCCGAGAATGATTTTGTGACCCTTAAAAAG GACGTGGACAATACTTACATGACCAAGGTGGAGCTGCAGACCAAGGCAGATGTGCTGACCCAGGAGCTTGAGTTCATTAAATTCCTTTTTGAGGCG GAGCTGTACCAGATGCAGGAGACTATCACCAACACCAACGTCATCCTGTCCATGGACAACAACCGCAGCCTGGACCTGGACAGCATCATCTCCGAGGTCCGGAGCCAGTACGAGGAGATCGCCCAGAAGAGCAAGGCCGAGGCCGAGGCGCTGTACCACAGCAAG TATGAAGAGCTCCAGGTGATGGCGGGGAAACATGGAGACAGCCTGAAGGAGGTCAAGATGGAGATCAGTGAGCTGAACCGCATGATCCAGAGGCTGCAAGGGGAGATCGCCCATGTGAAGAAGCAG tgTAAGAGTGTGCAAGAAGCCATCGCAGATGCTGAGCAGAAGGGAGAGCACGCCATCAAAGATGCTCAGAGCAAGCTCTCTGACCTGGAGGTCGCCCTGCAACAGGCCCGGGAGGATCTGGCCCGGCTGCTGCGTGACTACCAGGAGCTCATGAACGTCAAGCTGGCACTGGACATCGAGATTGCCACCTACCGCAAGCTGCTGGAGGGCGAGGAGTGCAG GATGTCTGGAGACTTCACTAGCAACGTGACTATGT ccgTGACCAGCAGCACTGTGTCTTCGAGCGTGGCATCCAAGACCGGCTTTGGAGGCTATGGTTCTGGAGGTAGAGGATCCAGTTCTGGAGGAGGAGGCTACAGCTCTGGAAGTGGCAGTTACAGCTCTGGAGGCAGAGGATCCAGCTCCAGAGGTGGCGGTGGAGGGGACTACGTTTCTGGAGGCAGCTCCAGAGGAGGCTCCGGCTCTGGAGGAGGATATGGTTCTGGAGGTGGCTCCAGAGGAGGTTCTGGCTCTGGAGGAGGATATGGTTCTGGAGGGGGATATGTCTCTGGAGGTGGCTCCAGAGGAGGCTCCAGCTCTGGAGGAGGATATGGTTCTGGAGGTG GAGGTTTCAGCTCTGAAaagggtggttctggctcaggtgaAGGTTACGGTTCCAGCGTGACCTTCTCTTTTAGATAA